In Halobacteriovorax marinus SJ, the following proteins share a genomic window:
- a CDS encoding transketolase, with product MNKNSACKQVRKDIVRMALQSKTGHISSALSMVEILVCSFFNMRSGKDKFILSKGHGALCLYATLKYFEYMTDSDIMKYHNKEFSFTSFISDPFPEGVFFTSGSLGHGLSVAVGSALSDRLNGNNYRTICVVSDGELQEGSIWEAALYAGANKLNSLTVIIDNNKLQAFGETDDVVPMGDIAQKFTSFGFHSISIDGHDTNAINLALETNTFDKPLAIIANTTKGKGISFMENSLSWHYLPITEELEKVVKKEIGL from the coding sequence ATGAATAAGAATAGCGCTTGCAAACAAGTTCGTAAAGACATCGTCCGAATGGCCCTACAGAGCAAGACAGGACACATAAGCTCAGCATTATCAATGGTTGAGATTCTCGTTTGCTCTTTTTTCAACATGAGAAGTGGAAAAGATAAGTTCATACTTAGCAAAGGACATGGTGCACTATGCCTTTACGCAACATTGAAATATTTTGAGTATATGACTGACTCTGACATCATGAAATACCACAACAAAGAATTTAGTTTTACATCCTTTATCAGTGACCCCTTCCCAGAGGGTGTTTTTTTCACCTCTGGCTCTCTAGGACATGGGCTATCAGTAGCTGTCGGCTCGGCACTCTCTGATCGCCTAAATGGAAACAACTACAGAACGATTTGTGTAGTTTCAGACGGAGAACTTCAAGAAGGAAGCATATGGGAAGCAGCACTATATGCAGGAGCGAACAAACTTAACAGCCTTACAGTAATTATAGACAACAATAAGCTCCAAGCTTTTGGAGAAACTGATGACGTTGTACCAATGGGAGATATCGCTCAAAAATTTACAAGCTTTGGTTTCCACTCAATCTCCATTGATGGCCATGATACAAATGCGATAAACCTTGCCCTAGAAACAAACACTTTTGACAAACCACTTGCAATTATAGCAAACACAACAAAAGGAAAAGGGATCAGCTTCATGGAAAACTCTTTAAGCTGGCACTACCTACCAATAACTGAAGAGCTGGAAAAAGTAGTAAAAAAGGAGATTGGACTATGA
- a CDS encoding glycosyltransferase family 4 protein, which produces MKKILFFVNPLAFFISHRLPIARKAIELGYEVHVASGTTEGKDLLLEEGIGFHYIPLSRSGMHMLEELKSIFSIFRLYKRLSPDIVHHVTIKPILYGTLAARMNRIPLIVNAFTGLGYIFTQKGFISYVRRLIVIGLYKLILKKDGILSIFQNMDDMRYMSSLNIIKKKNSFLIRGSGVDLEKFSYVEEDNNGPCRVILASRLLRDKGVLEFVEAALLLKNKRADVRMILVGEVDEGNPSAISRTELESWVKEGRVEWWGYRSDMNTVLASANIVCLPSYREGLPKVLIEACAIGRAIVTTDVPGCREILSNNHSNALLVESRRVLPLLDAIEVLVDDFNLRVSMGLAGRKLAEEEFSICKVVSETVKIYQSSNSI; this is translated from the coding sequence ATGAAAAAAATACTTTTCTTTGTTAATCCTCTAGCATTTTTTATCTCTCATCGGCTGCCAATAGCAAGAAAGGCTATTGAGCTCGGTTATGAGGTTCATGTTGCTTCAGGAACTACTGAAGGAAAAGACTTATTGTTAGAGGAAGGAATAGGTTTTCACTATATTCCTCTTTCCAGAAGTGGTATGCATATGCTTGAAGAGCTTAAATCTATATTTAGCATTTTTAGGCTCTATAAGAGATTATCCCCTGATATTGTTCATCATGTAACGATTAAGCCAATATTGTATGGAACTCTTGCTGCCAGAATGAATCGTATTCCTCTTATTGTTAATGCATTCACAGGTCTTGGCTATATCTTCACGCAAAAAGGATTTATATCATATGTTAGAAGATTAATCGTTATTGGGCTTTATAAACTTATACTTAAGAAAGATGGAATACTGAGTATCTTTCAGAATATGGATGACATGAGGTATATGTCTAGTTTGAATATTATTAAGAAGAAGAATTCATTTCTAATTAGAGGTTCAGGCGTTGATCTTGAGAAATTTTCTTATGTTGAAGAAGACAATAATGGCCCGTGTAGGGTTATTTTAGCATCAAGGCTTTTACGAGATAAAGGAGTTTTAGAGTTTGTTGAAGCTGCTTTATTGCTTAAAAACAAGAGGGCTGATGTTCGTATGATTCTAGTGGGAGAAGTGGATGAAGGAAACCCTTCAGCTATTTCAAGGACTGAGCTTGAATCATGGGTGAAAGAAGGAAGGGTCGAGTGGTGGGGTTACCGATCGGACATGAATACAGTCTTAGCTTCCGCAAATATAGTTTGCTTACCATCATATAGAGAGGGGTTGCCTAAGGTTTTAATTGAAGCTTGCGCCATTGGGAGGGCTATAGTTACTACGGACGTTCCTGGGTGTAGAGAAATTCTTTCTAATAATCATTCTAATGCTTTGCTTGTTGAGTCTCGGAGGGTGCTCCCGTTACTGGATGCGATTGAGGTATTGGTAGATGACTTTAACTTAAGGGTTAGTATGGGCCTTGCTGGACGTAAGCTTGCTGAGGAAGAATTTTCTATTTGCAAGGTCGTATCTGAAACAGTGAAAATTTATCAATCATCTAACAGTATTTAA
- a CDS encoding nucleotide sugar dehydrogenase translates to MRKVSVIGLGYVGFPVAVAFSRFGQVIGFDINETRLKELRAGFDSTKELTSKELESLNIKYTSDVNEISEANFHIIAVPTPVNKAKQPDLSPLISASNLVGGVLKAGDIVVYESTVYPGATEEDCIPVLEKASGLKAGHDFKVGYSPERINPGDKKHTLESIVKVVSAQDRDSLKVLSEMYSKVVSAGVYEASSIKVAEAAKVIENSQRDINIAFVNELAIIFEKMGINTLDVLEAAGTKWNFLNFRPGLVGGHCIGVDPYYLTHKAEQLGLHPEIILSGRRINDSVGKFVAEKVVKQLIHAGVPIKNSLVTILGLTFKEDCPDLRNTRVVDIIDELRDYGVKIQVHDPECYVDEAFRLYKTPVVSKEQLSESNALIVAVAHSEYTKWQRLDIEKLAGNSGIILDLKGVWRNSTISTSFENYWNL, encoded by the coding sequence ATGCGTAAAGTTTCCGTTATTGGTTTAGGTTATGTTGGTTTCCCCGTGGCTGTTGCTTTTAGTCGTTTTGGGCAAGTTATTGGATTTGATATTAATGAAACTCGGCTTAAAGAGTTGAGGGCTGGATTTGATAGTACTAAAGAGCTGACGTCTAAAGAGTTAGAAAGTTTAAATATTAAGTATACTTCTGATGTGAATGAGATTTCTGAAGCAAATTTTCATATTATTGCTGTACCTACTCCTGTAAATAAGGCTAAGCAGCCTGATCTGTCTCCTTTGATATCTGCCTCCAACCTAGTTGGTGGAGTTTTGAAGGCTGGAGATATTGTCGTTTATGAATCAACGGTTTATCCAGGAGCAACTGAGGAAGACTGTATTCCCGTTCTTGAGAAGGCATCTGGATTAAAAGCTGGACATGATTTCAAAGTAGGGTATAGCCCTGAGAGGATAAACCCCGGAGATAAGAAGCATACCCTTGAATCTATTGTTAAGGTTGTTTCTGCACAGGATAGAGACTCATTAAAGGTTCTTTCTGAAATGTATTCCAAAGTAGTAAGTGCAGGTGTTTATGAGGCAAGTTCGATAAAAGTGGCAGAAGCGGCTAAGGTGATTGAGAATTCTCAGAGAGATATAAATATTGCATTTGTTAATGAGTTGGCTATTATTTTTGAAAAAATGGGTATTAACACTCTAGATGTTTTAGAGGCTGCAGGAACAAAATGGAACTTTTTGAACTTTAGGCCTGGCCTTGTCGGTGGCCACTGTATAGGAGTTGATCCTTATTATCTTACTCATAAGGCTGAGCAGCTGGGGTTACACCCTGAGATAATTCTTTCGGGAAGGAGGATCAATGATAGTGTGGGGAAGTTTGTTGCAGAAAAAGTTGTTAAACAACTTATTCATGCGGGAGTTCCCATTAAGAATTCTCTTGTGACAATCCTAGGGTTGACCTTTAAGGAGGATTGCCCTGATTTGAGAAATACTAGGGTTGTAGATATTATTGACGAGCTGAGGGATTATGGAGTGAAGATACAGGTGCATGATCCTGAGTGTTATGTTGATGAAGCTTTTCGGCTTTATAAAACTCCTGTCGTGAGCAAAGAGCAACTTTCTGAATCTAATGCTCTTATTGTTGCAGTGGCTCACTCTGAATATACAAAGTGGCAGAGACTGGACATTGAAAAGCTTGCTGGGAATAGTGGTATTATTTTGGACTTAAAAGGTGTTTGGAGGAATAGTACTATTTCTACTTCTTTTGAAAACTATTGGAACTTGTAA
- a CDS encoding SDR family oxidoreductase → MSELTKISKLLSQKEKTWLVTGCAGFIGSNLIEFLLSSGQRVVGLDNFSTGRRENLSDVEKSVGSEAWSCFSFIEGDILDLETCKRAVAGVDYVLHQAALGSVPRSIKDPLNSHNSNVNGQLNMLWASKLSGVKSFVFASSSSVYGDHPALPKVESEIGMQLSPYAVTKHVNELYANVFFKNYGLNTVGIRYFNVFGKRQDPNSVYAAVIPRWVKAMLSDEKVVIFGDGETSRDFCYIDNVVQMNILSALSQEKAVFGTVFNCACHDRTTLNKLFFLIKRELVKYDSSLADIDVGYGDFRDGDIRHSHADISKAADLLGYSPSHMVEEGLIESIDWYYKNLK, encoded by the coding sequence ATGAGTGAATTGACAAAAATTTCAAAGCTCTTAAGTCAGAAAGAGAAAACATGGCTGGTGACGGGCTGCGCTGGATTTATAGGTTCGAATTTGATTGAGTTTTTGCTTTCTTCTGGACAGCGGGTAGTAGGGCTGGATAATTTTTCAACTGGCCGGAGAGAGAACCTGAGTGATGTTGAGAAAAGTGTTGGGAGTGAAGCCTGGTCTTGTTTCAGCTTTATTGAGGGGGATATTTTAGATCTTGAGACTTGCAAGAGGGCTGTTGCTGGAGTGGATTATGTTTTGCATCAGGCTGCATTGGGGTCAGTCCCAAGGTCAATCAAGGATCCGTTGAATTCTCATAACTCTAATGTTAACGGTCAGTTGAATATGCTTTGGGCTTCAAAGTTATCAGGGGTTAAGAGTTTTGTCTTTGCTTCAAGTAGTTCCGTGTATGGTGATCATCCAGCTTTGCCGAAGGTTGAGTCTGAGATTGGAATGCAACTTTCTCCTTATGCTGTGACAAAGCATGTAAATGAGTTGTATGCAAATGTGTTTTTTAAAAACTATGGATTGAATACTGTAGGGATTAGGTATTTTAATGTTTTTGGTAAAAGGCAGGATCCTAATTCTGTTTATGCTGCAGTAATTCCTCGGTGGGTGAAGGCAATGTTAAGCGATGAGAAGGTCGTTATTTTTGGTGATGGAGAGACGAGTAGAGACTTTTGTTATATAGATAATGTTGTTCAGATGAATATCCTTTCTGCTTTGTCTCAAGAAAAAGCTGTTTTTGGAACAGTCTTTAATTGCGCTTGTCATGATAGAACAACTTTAAATAAACTATTTTTTCTAATAAAGAGGGAACTAGTTAAGTATGATAGTTCCTTGGCTGATATAGATGTGGGATATGGGGACTTTAGGGATGGGGATATTAGACATTCTCATGCAGATATATCTAAAGCAGCCGATCTACTTGGTTATTCTCCTTCTCACATGGTTGAGGAGGGCCTTATAGAGTCTATTGATTGGTACTATAAAAATTTAAAATAG
- the asnB gene encoding asparagine synthase (glutamine-hydrolyzing), whose protein sequence is MCGILGVFSPKFEKFEYEKAVFEKALASMSHRGPDGSGIEYFKSAIMGHSRLKILDLSSASSQPMLSFDKRFCLVFNGEIYNYIELRDELCRKYSVKFRSTGDTEVLLLGLIHEGVRFLDKCNGMFAFSFYDIVKEEMIIARDRFGIKPLYYSQEGDILKFSSEVPPLLEILKKRKSVNMSAVSSYLSFRYPICNDTFFEGVSSLAPGHFMLINKKEIKIKKYYEFESCYFLQDEDRGEDFYLNEVLRLLSDAVSLRMRSDVPYGAFLSGGVDSSLIVALMSKLLRENKGRINTYTIGFPEEGYNEHREANLTASKYQTNHHALHMGDEEYFSITKELIKKKGSPLSVPNEIPLFMMSKELKKEITVVLSGEGADEIFMGYGRIFRSPLDFNRYNSEGNDGLKQSLLMKFRKEDFETKAKFFYENYCYIKAREKKKIFNLDNVDVELIEEELFSQFEPFFRDNGLSFENQISYTFSQKHLQGLLMRVDSSTMQASVEARVPFVDHRLVEFVAQIPLKYKLRWISDESELKAQNRPSWDISEKLDRPKHILKELGKGLVVDEVLNRVKQGFPVPLHKWLGGDMNGFARDILLSECSERMGVWDMSYLKKNLDKSSIESNHSEGLKIWMMLNFNIFYESFLG, encoded by the coding sequence ATGTGTGGAATTCTGGGCGTATTTTCTCCAAAGTTTGAAAAGTTTGAATATGAAAAAGCAGTATTTGAGAAAGCTCTAGCTTCTATGTCTCATCGCGGTCCAGATGGGAGTGGTATAGAGTATTTTAAAAGCGCCATTATGGGTCACAGTAGATTGAAAATTTTAGATTTGTCATCAGCTTCATCTCAGCCAATGCTCTCTTTTGATAAGAGGTTTTGCCTAGTGTTTAACGGAGAAATTTATAACTACATTGAGTTAAGAGATGAGTTATGTCGAAAATATAGTGTCAAGTTTAGGTCAACTGGTGATACTGAAGTTTTACTGCTGGGGTTAATTCATGAAGGAGTACGTTTCTTAGATAAGTGTAATGGTATGTTTGCATTCTCTTTTTATGACATTGTAAAGGAAGAGATGATTATTGCTAGGGATCGATTTGGAATTAAGCCCCTTTATTACTCACAAGAGGGGGACATCTTGAAGTTCAGTTCAGAAGTCCCACCATTGTTAGAAATATTAAAGAAAAGAAAGAGCGTGAATATGAGCGCTGTATCTTCTTACTTATCTTTTCGTTATCCGATTTGTAATGATACGTTCTTTGAGGGAGTAAGTTCTTTAGCTCCTGGGCATTTTATGCTTATTAATAAAAAAGAAATTAAAATTAAAAAATACTATGAATTTGAAAGTTGTTACTTTTTACAAGATGAAGATCGTGGAGAAGACTTTTACCTTAACGAAGTATTAAGGCTACTCTCTGACGCTGTCTCCCTTCGGATGAGAAGCGATGTTCCTTATGGTGCTTTTTTGTCTGGAGGAGTTGATTCCAGTTTAATTGTTGCATTGATGTCTAAGTTATTGAGAGAAAATAAGGGTCGTATTAATACTTATACAATAGGTTTTCCTGAAGAAGGTTATAATGAGCATAGGGAGGCTAATCTTACGGCATCCAAGTATCAGACAAATCACCATGCCTTACATATGGGGGATGAGGAGTACTTTAGTATAACGAAGGAGCTTATAAAGAAGAAGGGCTCCCCTTTGTCTGTCCCTAATGAAATTCCACTTTTTATGATGTCTAAAGAGTTGAAAAAAGAGATAACTGTTGTTCTTTCAGGAGAAGGTGCAGATGAAATATTTATGGGTTATGGAAGAATTTTTAGAAGCCCGTTAGATTTCAATAGGTATAATAGTGAAGGTAATGATGGGCTTAAGCAGAGCCTTCTTATGAAATTTAGGAAAGAAGACTTTGAGACTAAAGCGAAGTTTTTTTACGAAAACTATTGTTACATAAAAGCTAGAGAGAAGAAAAAGATTTTCAACCTTGATAATGTAGATGTTGAATTGATTGAAGAAGAGCTCTTTTCTCAGTTTGAGCCATTCTTTAGGGATAATGGTCTCTCTTTTGAGAACCAGATTTCATACACTTTTTCTCAGAAGCACCTGCAGGGGTTATTGATGAGGGTGGATAGTTCAACGATGCAGGCTTCTGTTGAGGCAAGGGTGCCATTTGTTGATCATAGGCTTGTGGAGTTCGTTGCTCAAATTCCATTGAAATATAAATTGAGGTGGATAAGTGATGAGAGTGAGTTAAAGGCTCAAAATAGGCCTTCATGGGATATTTCTGAAAAGCTCGATCGCCCGAAGCATATTCTTAAAGAATTAGGTAAAGGTCTGGTTGTGGATGAAGTTTTAAATAGAGTTAAACAAGGGTTCCCTGTTCCTCTTCATAAGTGGCTGGGGGGGGATATGAATGGTTTTGCTAGAGATATTTTACTGAGTGAGTGCTCTGAAAGAATGGGAGTTTGGGATATGAGTTATCTTAAAAAAAACCTGGATAAATCATCTATAGAGTCAAATCATTCTGAAGGTTTGAAGATTTGGATGATGCTAAATTTTAATATCTTCTATGAGAGCTTTTTAGGCTAA
- a CDS encoding glycosyltransferase encodes MRARPRGRGFLDSVLHSFLRSLSILWISIVSITILIRYRIRVVHVHSPMYLIVALFNKAVGGVNYITFHGSDYYRVKNKCWFRLFSKCICRVFCISPQMIDGMSNIFGESRVHIVPNGIDSNLKNNEVVKDREGFLGVGFLKNEKGFSFLIEGYAKFVGEMKSLKKEYPRLRIAGEGYLRGDLEELIKKLGLCGDVLLLGHLDIDKMSAEYLKSEFFILSSVSEGFPKVVLEAFKSGCKVVLTNVGSCSTIVGDEYPFLINHSSSDEISKALVSIVDDRSFDFRGLRRDVLFKYSWENVMSKYDDQWSNDVFDA; translated from the coding sequence ATGAGGGCGAGGCCCAGAGGTCGAGGCTTTCTAGACTCTGTATTACATTCCTTCTTGAGATCTTTATCTATCTTATGGATAAGTATTGTATCTATTACTATCTTAATAAGATACAGAATTAGAGTCGTTCATGTTCACTCGCCAATGTATTTAATAGTTGCATTATTCAATAAGGCTGTAGGAGGGGTAAACTATATTACATTTCATGGAAGTGACTATTATCGAGTTAAGAATAAATGTTGGTTTAGGCTTTTTTCAAAGTGTATTTGTAGAGTATTTTGTATCTCTCCTCAGATGATCGATGGTATGAGTAATATATTTGGAGAGTCAAGGGTACATATAGTACCAAACGGTATTGATTCAAATCTGAAAAACAATGAAGTAGTAAAAGATAGAGAAGGTTTTTTGGGTGTCGGTTTTCTTAAAAATGAAAAAGGGTTTTCATTTCTTATTGAAGGGTATGCGAAGTTTGTTGGGGAGATGAAGTCTTTAAAGAAAGAATACCCCAGACTAAGGATTGCTGGCGAAGGTTACTTAAGAGGTGATCTCGAAGAATTGATTAAAAAGCTTGGACTCTGTGGAGATGTTCTTCTTTTAGGGCATTTGGACATAGATAAAATGAGTGCTGAGTATCTGAAGTCAGAGTTCTTTATTTTATCTTCTGTATCTGAAGGTTTTCCTAAGGTTGTTCTTGAGGCATTTAAGAGTGGGTGTAAGGTAGTTTTGACAAATGTTGGGTCTTGTTCAACTATTGTAGGCGATGAATATCCATTTTTAATTAATCATAGTAGCAGTGATGAGATATCTAAGGCTTTGGTCTCAATAGTTGATGATCGATCTTTTGACTTTAGGGGTTTAAGAAGAGATGTTTTGTTTAAATATAGTTGGGAGAATGTAATGAGTAAGTATGATGATCAGTGGAGTAATGATGTATTCGATGCATGA
- a CDS encoding CDP-alcohol phosphatidyltransferase family protein, producing the protein MMISGVMMYSMHEVKSRSRRENYKDNAILHFFSAHVSIYFTFIFVNLKMSANAVTVLFFLTGFSGILFLSSFEGKVASLFYLAWRLHIIFDICDGEVARFFKKFTLNGVYWDYMIHSLLYPLYGIGICIHYYMSFSDVQFLYLAIGYSVTGSFLSGVKNNYSRALHEKGITKESSKVRNTARGKKLYIFNLVSASVGFEGFLLVNFVLIFFSYSSAGIIKYTLFTYLLTHAMIIAVKFLSLSKKGQYLARN; encoded by the coding sequence ATGATGATCAGTGGAGTAATGATGTATTCGATGCATGAGGTTAAATCAAGATCTCGACGTGAAAACTATAAAGATAATGCAATTTTGCACTTTTTTAGTGCACACGTTTCAATTTATTTTACATTTATTTTTGTAAACTTAAAAATGTCTGCAAATGCAGTTACAGTCCTTTTTTTTCTAACAGGGTTTTCAGGTATTCTTTTTTTAAGTAGTTTTGAGGGAAAGGTTGCTTCTTTATTTTATTTAGCCTGGAGGTTACACATAATCTTCGATATTTGCGACGGAGAAGTTGCTAGATTTTTTAAAAAATTCACTCTTAATGGTGTGTATTGGGACTATATGATACATAGTTTACTATACCCCCTTTATGGAATAGGTATCTGCATTCACTATTATATGTCTTTTTCAGATGTTCAGTTTTTGTATCTTGCGATAGGTTATAGTGTGACAGGAAGCTTTTTGAGTGGAGTTAAGAATAATTATAGTCGCGCCCTGCATGAGAAAGGGATAACTAAAGAGAGTTCTAAGGTTCGAAATACAGCAAGGGGTAAAAAGCTTTATATATTTAACTTGGTATCTGCTAGTGTTGGTTTTGAAGGCTTCTTATTAGTAAACTTTGTATTGATATTTTTTAGTTATAGCTCTGCAGGCATTATTAAGTATACCCTTTTCACTTATTTACTTACGCATGCAATGATTATCGCAGTTAAATTTTTGTCTCTCTCTAAGAAGGGACAGTACCTTGCTCGTAACTAG
- a CDS encoding adenylyltransferase/cytidyltransferase family protein gives MKKEVVGYTTGVFDLFHVGHVNLLRNAKSMCDKLIVGVSVDELVSYKNKTSVIKYPERAEIVRSVRYVDLVVPQIDMNKLDAWEKYKFDIMFVGSDWQNTDKWNEIEKALGEKGVRVIYFPYTRGVSSTLINEILKERREDK, from the coding sequence ATGAAGAAGGAAGTTGTAGGATATACTACAGGTGTTTTTGACTTGTTTCATGTTGGACATGTTAACCTACTTAGGAATGCAAAGTCGATGTGTGACAAACTTATAGTGGGGGTTTCTGTTGATGAGCTTGTCAGTTATAAGAATAAAACCTCCGTAATTAAGTATCCAGAAAGAGCTGAAATCGTAAGGTCTGTAAGATACGTTGATTTAGTTGTTCCTCAGATTGATATGAATAAGCTTGATGCATGGGAAAAGTATAAGTTTGATATTATGTTTGTAGGAAGTGATTGGCAGAATACCGATAAATGGAATGAAATTGAGAAGGCTCTTGGAGAGAAGGGTGTGAGAGTAATTTATTTCCCTTATACCAGGGGAGTTTCTTCAACACTTATTAACGAGATATTAAAGGAAAGACGTGAAGACAAATAA
- a CDS encoding O-antigen polymerase produces the protein MLEKFTDNKIDHIGFIIYLVTVLASLLFDQYDLLPIVNFIFFVCFLVRFYRVSSGFFSFEFISSIAFFFYIVTSPFGKKVSFSYFSEEVYYSSYVTATLAIASFIFFMLIYKFKYLFYKQSKPSISLKLSSLYIAYFAVLSVGYLFLYLQYNKYGGVEASFSLVRASKVGFAMKKSSNYPYDLFFYWGTSVSMAILISVCNKKKSLKSQFFHLLHVFFLLPVLGLWLAEGERSSLMYVGIISVVMFGALVKQILLKLHHVVVLLFCFCTFSILGHYRYWLTRAVANKDFSELIKGFSHIKLGWIFPAEFSAINFSLTGSIFLDRPLLLGESYVQSLYQLVPRFLYFGVKKPLALSQSFGGEVRALTEFPQNFGVGMSPLAEAFINFDVLGVVFVISLWCLLIRFYREAMSKPGNPIVTLFVFVLAPMSWFFYRIPFSTLLNYFFRNFCIMIFVFLVVKVGEHLLEKSEKTHV, from the coding sequence GTGCTAGAAAAATTCACAGATAATAAAATCGATCATATCGGATTTATTATTTATCTTGTCACTGTATTGGCCAGTTTGCTCTTTGATCAGTATGATTTGTTGCCGATTGTAAATTTTATTTTTTTTGTATGTTTTTTAGTACGCTTTTATCGTGTCTCAAGTGGTTTTTTCTCATTTGAATTTATTTCGTCAATTGCTTTCTTTTTCTACATTGTTACTTCTCCTTTTGGGAAGAAGGTTTCTTTTAGTTATTTTTCAGAAGAAGTATATTATAGTTCCTATGTGACTGCGACCTTGGCAATTGCTTCTTTCATCTTTTTTATGCTGATATATAAATTCAAGTATCTTTTTTATAAGCAAAGCAAGCCTAGTATATCATTAAAGTTGTCGAGTCTTTATATTGCATATTTTGCAGTTCTTAGTGTGGGCTATTTATTTTTATATCTGCAGTATAATAAATATGGAGGGGTTGAAGCGTCTTTCTCTTTGGTAAGGGCAAGCAAAGTAGGTTTTGCAATGAAGAAGTCTAGTAATTATCCATATGATTTATTTTTCTATTGGGGAACATCTGTTTCAATGGCAATCTTAATAAGTGTTTGTAATAAAAAAAAATCACTTAAGTCACAGTTTTTTCATCTACTCCATGTTTTTTTTCTACTTCCTGTGTTGGGATTATGGCTAGCTGAAGGCGAACGTTCATCACTTATGTATGTAGGTATTATTAGTGTTGTTATGTTTGGAGCTCTTGTGAAGCAGATTTTGTTGAAGCTACATCATGTTGTAGTGTTACTTTTTTGTTTTTGTACTTTTTCAATTCTTGGACATTATAGGTACTGGTTAACTAGAGCAGTCGCAAATAAAGATTTTAGTGAGTTAATCAAAGGGTTTTCACATATTAAGTTGGGGTGGATATTTCCTGCTGAGTTTTCAGCAATAAACTTCTCATTAACTGGAAGTATCTTTTTAGATAGGCCTTTGTTATTGGGCGAGTCCTATGTGCAGTCGTTGTATCAGTTAGTTCCTCGTTTTTTATATTTTGGGGTAAAAAAGCCATTGGCTTTGTCTCAGTCTTTTGGAGGAGAGGTTAGAGCTCTTACGGAGTTTCCTCAAAACTTTGGTGTGGGAATGTCTCCACTTGCTGAAGCATTTATTAATTTTGATGTCTTGGGTGTAGTCTTTGTGATTTCTCTTTGGTGTTTATTGATTCGTTTCTATAGGGAGGCAATGTCAAAACCTGGAAACCCAATTGTTACATTGTTTGTTTTTGTGCTCGCTCCTATGTCATGGTTTTTTTATAGGATCCCATTCTCTACATTACTGAACTACTTTTTTAGAAATTTTTGTATAATGATATTCGTTTTTCTTGTTGTAAAAGTGGGAGAGCACCTTCTGGAAAAGAGTGAAAAAACTCATGTTTGA